A segment of the Zingiber officinale cultivar Zhangliang chromosome 8B, Zo_v1.1, whole genome shotgun sequence genome:
CCAAGTGGGTCCTCCTCCAACCTCCCTCGGCTCTTCTTTTTAAGCGTTGGTGGGAGTTCGAAGCCAGCGAATTATTCTTCCTCCATTTTTCGACTTTTCAAGCCATTCGACTCCACCAACTCACCGCGAACATTAACTCCTCCAAATCCGATGAAGGATATCGTCGCCTGCTTCGGCCACAACGCCGTCAAGGTCGCCGAATCCACCCTAAGTCTCGCCTTCGACGGCTCCTCTCCGCCCCAGTCGGAGAACACCGTCTGCTGCTCCTACGGCGCGACCCTCTCCTCCCGCAAGCAGCTCCTCATCGAACTAACCTGGCGCCGGATCGCCTCCGGCGACGCCTTCCTAACCGTTTCCATCGACCTCGACGGCTCCGCCACCCACCGCGTGATCCTGCGCAAGAAGAAAGGAAGCCGGGCGTTCTCGGCCGGGGCCGCCGCCTGCGCCCTCCACTGGGACGTCTCCGCTGCCAAGTTCGCCGGCGCGGCGCCGGATCCGGCGAAGGACTtttacctcgtgattattgccgaCCAGGAGCTGGTTCTACAGCTCGGAGATCTGAGCGGGCATTTCGTCGAACGCATGGAACACGCGCCGCGGGCGGCCGAATACTGCGCCGTGCTCTACGCCCGGCGCGAGCGGGTGTTTGGCTCCACGCACCACTCTACCAAGGCGGTTTTCCGCGACGGCGGAAGCGAGCACGAAGTGATGGTGCGGtgcaagggaggagagggagggagCGGGGAGGCCGCCACAGGGGACGACGGCGAGCTCTACTTCTGCGTGGATCGGAAGAGGTTGATCGACGTGAGGGAGGTCAATTTGAACTTTAGAGGAAATCGGACGATCTACCTCGACGGATCGGCGATCGACGTTCTCTGGGACGTCCACGACTGGTGGTTCAGGGGTTCGGCCTCGGCCTCGGCCTCCAGCAGCGGCGCAACCTTCATGTTCCGTACTAGGAGCGCCACGGAGAGCTCGCTGTGGTGGGAGGAGGAGATGGCAAAAGGTGCGTCTCAATTCACTCTCTTGATCCAGGTTTTCAAGAACTGATCTGGATTCCAAAGATTTTTGCATCTTCTCTTCTCTCGATTAAAATTTCCTCTTGTAAAAATCtactttttttataataaaaaaaaaaaaaatctgaaacggATGATGAATGAACACTTTTTTTTGGGGGGACCATTTGTGATTTCTATGCTTCGATCCGTTTTGAATCTCCCAGTACGAAGAAACTACTTGCGCAAAACACAAAATTGCTGATGTTCTTTCATACTTAGAAGATCTTTCTCAGGTTCAAAGATCAGAGGTGATTAAAGATGGTGATGGTTCAGTTGACTATCTTAGCAGTGAATGTATCTGTACAATATGCAGGAGTTTGATTTGGAACACTGAGTCAGAAGTCAATGTTGTTTGCATTGAATTTTTCAGCTAAACGTTGGTCAAAATCAAATAAGCCCAATCCTTGAAAGCACTGCAAAGTTGTCAAAATGTTTCATGGCATAATCCTATCAACCTTTTTTCCTCTCTTATTTGGATGTTGTTGCCATCAAGGTTGTCTGTGTGCAAAAAAAATTTCTTGTCTTGATTCATCTTATGAGGTAGACCATAATTCTGGTCAAAACACACAATTGTTCTTTGTGGGGACAATCTAGTTAAAAAGGGAGAAAGAAGAGTAAAAAAGGCAGGGAGGAATAAAATAGGCAAAACTTGGAATATGattatctaaaattcaaattactgaacTAGTAAGTATAGAGCAGATGGGCACAAAGAGGTATAAACTTAGGGTGAAAATAGTCTCTTGGCAAATCAAAGTGAAGGTTTCTAATAGAATGAATAAACTGAGATGCCAATCAAGGTCTCTTGGCCTTACTTTTGCAAGTTGCCCCACATCCCTTCCATATATATAttgtgttaaaaaattaaaagaaaaacttagaaaaaaagagagaagaaattCTCCTCTCATGGTCTTTGCAACAGATTGTTCTATATCTCATAAGTTTTTAGAGGTTTCAAGCTTCAAACTGAGTTATTCTACCAAACAGAATGCAGATCTCAATTCTGATGTTATTTTAATTTACTGGCAACAATTCTTAAGAACGCAGCAGGCAAAATAGCAAACATACGCAATAACAATGTAACAGTAGTTGCAAATTCTGAAGTTTTATGGCATAAATATTTCTGTTACTGGGAACGAAATTTGTTGATCCAAATGGCCTTACAATGCACATGGAGAGATCTGAAAGGCTAGTGCTTTGGGTCGTGAAGACACTTTAAGATGGCAATCATCACTGCCAGATATCCTAGGTAGATGAGCCCGTGCACCTTTTCTCTCTACCGAAGCTATCCAAGGAGGAAACATGAATAGTTCTTGTAGTTAAAATAGCTGCTTCTTTCACATTAGCCCGAGAAAGATGCTATTTTTGTATTCATGTGTTCTTGGACATATCCAACTTAGTACCTGATGAAGAGAAGTTGGCTCCTGGCTCCTGGCTCCTCAGTCCTTAGTGATCCACCTGCATCCATGCACCTCAAACCCACCATGGCCAGTGTCACTGTTTTCTCCCCCACTTTCTGCACTTTTATTTCCGGATTCTTTcacttgtcttcttcctctcttggcCGCACTGTCACTAACACTTCCATTCAAGAGTGGGTCGTCGATTCCACGAACTCGCTTAACCAATGAAGATGAACCCATACTACTGTCATCCTTGGTTTTTAACTTTCCCTTTTCATGCTTTCTTATGTTTTCTGAAAATCTGTGAAGCTTCCGATTGAATCGTGTGAAACCCTTCTCCATGGGTTCCACTGCATGTGTGACTGTAAACTTTAGATCATTCACAATCTGGAAAAGAAAATGCAGGATCATGTAAAAAGAACTGGCGTTGACTTCACTTGCACAAATATTCCACACAATAGCAGCTAATAAGCAGACAAGATATCTCAAGTCTAATATCAGTTTTTTTATGCTTCTGCACTGAAATGCACCTGTTTTTTTTGTTATTGATATATCCTACGTTCGGGTTAGTGTACCTATGACAATTAAGTCATGCCCTTGCTGAAGGGTAGGGTATCACTTCATCTGATCAAAAGGGCGATTGCTCTCTTAGACAATATGAGATTCTTGGAGTGTTTCTCCAGGAAATATGATGCGAGTAAACAGATGTTTGTATGATGCAAGTAAACTTTAATATGCAGGAGTTCCAATCCTGCTTgtgtaaaaaaaaatacaataataacTATCTAATCAAATTGTACTTTGAATTTAAACCAATCAAATGAAGCTATGAAGTACAAAATTCTCACCCACACCTGAATGATGGCCATTAAaatgagaatatatatatatatatatatatatatatgtaatagACGTGCACAAACAAGCgtgtataaatatattttatcatCCTATAAGCCCTCAATCATAAGCTTTCTCAAAGCCTTCCTGAATCTTTACTTCATTTATTCTACTGAAATTAGAGaatatttctttagccaagtcaagATCAGAACTCTTACCAGAGAAAATCAACAAGAATATTAGTGGAATGCAGTAATCAGAGTGATTGTGGAGCTTACATATTCTCCTCCTCCAACAAATACATCTCGAACACTCTCTCTAATAGCTGTAGAACTCTTGGTAGCAAGATCAGGTTGGGGCAGCCTAAGCTTTATTGGTCGTTCACTGTCCCTAACCTCATCAGGGTCTAAAGGGCAATCTAAAGATGCATAGTCTCCAAGAACAGCTACACCACTGGTAATTCGTTCACCCATTAGCTTGTACGGTTCAGCAGGGAACACGTAGAGATGCACAATCGAAGCAATAAACATCTGTACTGGAACAACTAATCTATTAGATTTTTATCTAGATAATAGTCTTTAATGCAGGAATTCAAGTAGAAGCCTTTTTACAGATAATACGTCACCTGAAAGACAACTTTCAAAAGGTAAGGAACAGAATAGATCAACAGAAAATATACACAAAAGAACATAATATACCCATGAAAAACTATACAGAGGATTAGAATCCATAACCAATTCCTTTCCACCTCTTAAAAAATAGTGATCCTCCAGAGGCAAGAAAATAATTGAAAACATCTTATCTTTAACCAATAAATTTACCATAAATAAACATGAACCAGTTTTATGGACTACGAAAATTAATACATTGCTTCAGTGCAATTTCAGTATCTCAAATAGCATATTTATAGATATGGTAATGGATCACGTATTAGATTAAATATAAGACAGAATTACCTCTATACAAATAATGAAGTTCTGTACACTTGATTTAAACTGCAAATTTTGAGCTATAGAACTTTCAAATGAATTCCAACTAAAAAGTAGGGCAATCGCCACATCTTGCCACCATGTCATAAAAACTATTGATTTGAACATCAGGAACTTGGCAAGTGGCTTTATATGAGCTAGTTCATTCTTTGTAGCAGTATAAAATAAGACCAAACAATACAATGCCCAAGACTGACTGAAATTGAGAACTACAGCCATATAAGGGTACCTACAAAATTAAGATGAGATCAGAGGTTTTTCATGTTAAATAAACAATACTAGACAagagaacaacaacaacaacaataaccaagccttatcccactaggtgaggcCAGCTATATGGATTCTTTTACGCCATTGGGTTCTATCCCCtactactatatcatcatctatacttaaataaattttattttgttttattgttactaaaCAAGTATTTtttggtcttcttcttctttgtttgATGCacatgtttgtcatagtttcacatcgtctagagcatttattggttgtctaaGTACATGCCCGTATTATCTTAAACGTGTTtatcggagttttccctcaataaagaaataacaaaaaaaaaagagattttgagAGGGGATACATTTTGTTCCCTCTTTAAATTAATGCATTGAAAATTAGATGATTATTCACCGTCATTAGAAATTATGAGGTGGCATACCCAATTGACTATTTTTCAACATCAAAATAACAGGAGAGAAGAAACATTGTTTCTACCCTATGACTGGTAGTGCCAATATTAGCTTTCTTTGGCAACAAAAGGTAAAAATCGTCACCTTGACGACCCCTCCAAGGTGGCCTTCCACTGTTTGGAAGGGAGGTAAATCGTGGGAGGATTCACCTAATAACAGCAACGCATGTAAGGAGGGGTTGAGACAACCAACGGGGTATTTCGCACCCATTGGGAATCTACTTTAGGCCTATTGACAGCAACACTCTTGCATGAACTAACTGTGCCAACCCGTGGGGGTGCCAATATTAACTTTCTTGATCAAGCTAAACAACATAGCTCTTATAGGTACCCATATAAAAACAAGTTTGATTGCTTCTCTTAAGGCCAAGAGTTTCATGCTATCAAATTAATAACCCATATGTGACTGAAAGCAATGCACTTCTttctaaatattattatatataatgaCTCCTAAGAGTCCAAGATACAAATGCCTATCAATTACATGGCTTCTAGAATTTTGAGATGATGTATTCTTCCAGTCATTTAGGTCTGTAACAGTTATATTTCACAAAACAGCAAGTATCCTTTTATGGAAGAGAGAAGTTTTAATAAGCATGTTCTAATTTGATAACATGCTCCATTAACCTGTGTGATTTTCATTTTGCTAAATATCTACCACAAAAGGTATCATACTCCTGActattgatgagagaaaaagaaagaatattTATAAGATTTACATGTAGTCATGCATTATAATTGCCTTCATAAATTGACAATTTTGATGCATCTGACTTGAAACTCTGTGTCAACCAACTTGGGGAAGGCAATTGGCTATCCAGATTTTAACAAAGATGTTTACTAATCTAAATTGAAATGCtagtttagttttaaaaatacacGAAAAGGGACAAGTACCATACATATTTCATTAGCCACGAAATCTGGACTTGGACTTGACTTACCCACACTTCCACTTGAACTCTCCTTCACAATATACTCCGAAAGCTTCAAGAACCACAGCTAAAATCGCAGTAAAAGTTTTTATTATCATCTGTATGAAATGGCCAGGAGTAGTGTAAACTAATTCATCTGTTAAAAAGAGAAATCTAGCAATCATACAGCAAAAGCTTACATATTGAACAATTCCAATCTTGATACTCTGATAAAACCACTCGCTTAGTCTCCATGGTTCCAAAAAATAGTTCATTGGAAAAGGATGCTTTATTATTCCCTTCTTAGAAACATTCTCTAGTAAGGTTGTTTTGGAGGTAACACCACCTTGTCtgttcaaaaattcaattgttCTCTCTTCACCACCTACAGCAGAGCAGCGGAGATAATCAGAAATAATAGCAAAATCCTGTTAAGGAAAGCACAATACATGCTCATGTCAAATTAGGACATTTTTTGAAGATATAATGATAGCTAGATCTAATAAAATATCAATAGTTTCAACAGGCAAAATTACATTAAAAATGGTGCTATGCAGAAAAACCTGGCTATTTCCATGCAAAAAGTCAAAAGAAAGGAGCAATTTGATGACATAAAAGGCCAAATGCTTAATTGATTATATGCTACGATTGTATTCTAGCATGTATCCGTCATGCAGAAACATATAAATCTTTCTGGTTACAAACTAGTGTTAACAAGAAGTTGATCAATTAGAATTCTAACTTTCCCATAAGATTTATGCCAATAAAACAACAGCAACAAATTTTTTCTCTCATACATTAACTAATTAAATCTTAGCCAATAAGAAACAATTCTGGCTTCAACTTGAATGAGATCATTATGCAGACCAAATAAGAAATATCAAACAAGTTATCTAACTGAATAATTATGCAAGGACTGATGAATTtggtaaataaataaatgatGCAATGTAATGCCACCCATAAGTGCGCTAGAATATTGCTAGCATTAGATTTCATTTGACACCTTGACAAATGCAAAAGCAAGTATAATAAACAAGGTAGAAAAAGAAAGAATTTACTGTTCAAAAACATAGGTTTGTCATTATCCATAAAATTTTGAGATATCACTACTGAACATGTAGCAATCAGTTAATATCAGTAATTACAAACTAGAGAAATTGCTTAAAAAATTTCAACTTGAATGGAAGTATGTCTTCTATGATTGGAGAGCATTAAATGTGAGTTTCCTACCCGGGAAAAAACAGATGGAAACAAAGTGATAGAAATATTTCTCTCATGGTACCTTATTTCCATTTCCTTAGACAGAAATagagagaaggaagagagggGAAAATCTTTCCTCGGTTTTTGCCAATTCAATTTTCGTCTGATATCGGTGAAAAAGGTATTGATAGAATGCAATGAAGCAAACCCAGAGAAAGAATAACAAAAACTTGATATAATTATCAGTTGTTTTTAGTCAGATCCCAGAATCGTAACTAT
Coding sequences within it:
- the LOC122016087 gene encoding uncharacterized protein LOC122016087, coding for MKDIVACFGHNAVKVAESTLSLAFDGSSPPQSENTVCCSYGATLSSRKQLLIELTWRRIASGDAFLTVSIDLDGSATHRVILRKKKGSRAFSAGAAACALHWDVSAAKFAGAAPDPAKDFYLVIIADQELVLQLGDLSGHFVERMEHAPRAAEYCAVLYARRERVFGSTHHSTKAVFRDGGSEHEVMVRCKGGEGGSGEAATGDDGELYFCVDRKRLIDVREVNLNFRGNRTIYLDGSAIDVLWDVHDWWFRGSASASASSSGATFMFRTRSATESSLWWEEEMAKGSKIRGD
- the LOC122015302 gene encoding protein LAZ1-like isoform X2 → MGLIEKLYLNLLSYSSPGWAAAIGGALVVITLFLSMFLLFQHLSSYKNPEEQKFLVGVILMVPCYSVESYVSLVNPSISADCEILRDCYEAFAMYCFGRYLVACMGGEERTIEFLNRQGGVTSKTTLLENVSKKGIIKHPFPMNYFLEPWRLSEWFYQSIKIGIVQYMIIKTFTAILAVVLEAFGVYCEGEFKWKCGYPYMAVVLNFSQSWALYCLVLFYTATKNELAHIKPLAKFLMFKSIVFMTWWQDVAIALLFSWNSFESSIAQNLQFKSSVQNFIICIEYRCLLLRLCISTCSLLNRTS
- the LOC122015302 gene encoding protein LAZ1-like isoform X3; this encodes MGLIEKLYLNLLSYSSPGWAAAIGGALVVITLFLSMFLLFQHLSSYKNPEEQKFLVGVILMVPCYSVESYVSLVNPSISADCEILRDCYEAFAMYCFGRYLVACMGGEERTIEFLNRQGGVTSKTTLLENVSKKGIIKHPFPMNYFLEPWRLSEWFYQSIKIGIVQYMIIKTFTAILAVVLEAFGVYCEGEFKWKCGYPYMAVVLNFSQSWALYCLVLFYTATKNELAHIKPLAKFLMFKSIVFMTWWQDVAIALLFSWNSFESSIAQNLQFKSSVQNFIICIEVTYYL
- the LOC122015302 gene encoding protein LAZ1-like isoform X1, yielding MGLIEKLYLNLLSYSSPGWAAAIGGALVVITLFLSMFLLFQHLSSYKNPEEQKFLVGVILMVPCYSVESYVSLVNPSISADCEILRDCYEAFAMYCFGRYLVACMGGEERTIEFLNRQGGVTSKTTLLENVSKKGIIKHPFPMNYFLEPWRLSEWFYQSIKIGIVQYMIIKTFTAILAVVLEAFGVYCEGEFKWKCGYPYMAVVLNFSQSWALYCLVLFYTATKNELAHIKPLAKFLMFKSIVFMTWWQDVAIALLFSWNSFESSIAQNLQFKSSVQNFIICIEMFIASIVHLYVFPAEPYKLMGERITSGVAVLGDYASLDCPLDPDEVRDSERPIKLRLPQPDLATKSSTAIRESVRDVFVGGGEYIVNDLKFTVTHAVEPMEKGFTRFNRKLHRFSENIRKHEKGKLKTKDDSSMGSSSLVKRVRGIDDPLLNGSVSDSAAKRGRRQVKESGNKSAESGGENSDTGHGGFEVHGCRWITKD